In Paenibacillus dendritiformis, the DNA window GGATGAAGGTGCCGGCCGCCATGATGACCGGGTGCTCGTAGCCGGGCATATCCCATGGCACCGGCACGACATGGGCGTCGACGGCGGATGCCTTTTGGATGCCTTGCACGAAGGCGATAAGATGCTCGGCGGAATCGAAGCGGATCGCCTGGATCAGATCCGTACGCGGCGCCGACCAGTGCGGGGATGATCGGAACCCAAGCTCTTCGAACATGGCCGCCGCGAAGACGCTGCCGCGCACGGCTTGTCCCACGATGCTCGGCGCGAGGAACAGCCCCTGATACATGGCGCGCGTCATGCCGAGCATCGCCCCGACTTCGCCGCCGATGCCCGGGGCGGCCAGACGTGCCGCTGCAGCTTCCACCAAGCGGCGCTTGCCGGCGATGTAGCCTCCGGTCTCGGCGATGCCGCCGCCCGGATTTTTGATGAGCGAGCCGGCAATCAGATCCGCTCCGGCCTCTGTCGGCTCTAGCCGTTCCGTAAACTCGCCGTAGCAGTTATCGACGAACACGATCGCATCCGGCAGCAGCCGCTTGACTCGGGTAACCATGTCCGCGATCTCATCGACGCGGAACGAAGTCCGCCAAGCGTAGCCGCGCGAGCGCTGAATGCCGATTACCTTCGTGCGCGGCGAGATCCTC includes these proteins:
- a CDS encoding aminotransferase class I/II-fold pyridoxal phosphate-dependent enzyme; translated protein: MQFTDEMMKLAERVEEKIKDRVREIESIAEQNQWKVIQAFQRHQVSDFHFAGSTGYGYNDRGREVLDEVYADVFGAEAALVRPHFVSGTHTIATALFAVLRPGDELLYITGTPYDTLHKVIGQEGDGSGSLRDWGIHYGEVELTNEGRVDWAEVERRISPRTKVIGIQRSRGYAWRTSFRVDEIADMVTRVKRLLPDAIVFVDNCYGEFTERLEPTEAGADLIAGSLIKNPGGGIAETGGYIAGKRRLVEAAAARLAAPGIGGEVGAMLGMTRAMYQGLFLAPSIVGQAVRGSVFAAAMFEELGFRSSPHWSAPRTDLIQAIRFDSAEHLIAFVQGIQKASAVDAHVVPVPWDMPGYEHPVIMAAGTFIQGGSLELSADAPIREPYTAYMQGGLTYAHAKLGAMTALSAMVERGLLKLS